The DNA window TTGTACTGCATTGGAAAGGAACAAATTCGAGAAGTCAGCCTATATTATTTTTAGCTCATTTAGATGTAGTAAATCCCGGAGATGAAAAACGTTGGAAACAGTCTCCTTTCTTAGGAACTATTCACGATAAAAGATTATATGGCAGGGGAACTTTGGATATGAAGAACATGCTGCATGGAATATTAGAAACCTGTGATGAATATATAAAAAAAGGTTTTGTTCCAACGCGTGATATATACCTTGCTTTTGGACAGGATGAAGAGGTAGGAGGTAAAGAAGGTGCTGTTAAAATTGCTCAATATTTTAAAGCTGAAGGATTAAGATTTGAAGCAATATTTGATGAAGGAGGACTTGTAGCCAAAAAAGGAAGTTTGAAAGGTATTCAAAGTGATATTGCAATGATCGGAGTAGGCGAAAAAGGATTTCTATCAGCTGTCATTAGGGTCAAAGGAAATGGGGGACATTCATCCATGCCACCACTCGAATCGACTATGGGACAGGCAGCTCAGATCATGATAAACTTGGAAAAGAATCAAATGCCACTCAGATTAGTTCCCAGTATTGAGATTTTTCTAAGTAATATTGGTGGAGCAATGTCATTTCCTAGTAGATTGGCAATAGCCAATCAATGGTTGATGAAACCTATATTACTAGAACAACTCGCAAAAAATCCGGCAACTAATGCGATTGTTCGCACAACAACTGCACTCACAATGATGAAAGGAAGTGAGGGAACTAATGTAATAGCACCAGAAGTCGAATTTGTTGTAAACTTTCGAATTCTTCCGGGTGATACGGTAGAAGATGTACGTTTACATATAAAAGAAGCCTCTAAAGATTATGTGGTAGAAATTAAAGAAGTAAGTAATACACGAGGTGCTTCTAATATTTCAAAAACAGATGTCTCTGCTTATAAAACCCTTGAAAAAGTTATACAAGAAATTTATCCTGAAGCTATTGTAAGTCCCTATATTACAATTGGAGGAACCGATGCTTTTAAATATGGGGACTTGAGTGATAACATTTACCGATTCAACCCGGTTATATTAGACGCAGTTGAACGAACCAGTATACATAATTACAATGAATCAATTCATCTTGAAAATTATCAAAGAACGATTCATTATTATAGATTACTTATAGACCAATTCAATAAATAATAACTTACTAACTATGACTTGCAAATTGTAAGTCATAGAGTTTTTTATATTTCCCTCCTTTTTCCATTAGCTCGGCATGAGTACCTGCTTCCAGTATTTCTCCATCCTCCATATAGCAGATTCGATCCGCAACCTGTATAGTGGAAAGCCTGTGTGCAATAATAATAGTAGTTCGATTCTTATAAAGTCTTTCAAGAGCCATTTGGACAAGGCGCTCAGATTCCGTATCGAGTGCGGAAGTAGCTTCGTCTAAAATCAAGATTTGGGGATTTAAAATTAAAGCGCGAGCAATAGATATTCTCTGTCTTTGTCCCCCGGATAACATAACTCCCCTTTCTCCGACAAGTGTATCCAGACCTTCATCAAATTTACTAATAAACTCCATAGCATAGGCTTCTTCGGCTGCACGAACAATTTGCTCTTCTGTAGCAGAAGAACTTCCATATGCTATATTGCTCCTGATACTGGCATTAAACAAAAAGACCTGCTGTGATACTACCGCAATACTTCTCCTTAGAGAGGAGAGCTTCATATTTCGAATATCCGTTCCATCAAATAAAATATATCCTTCTGTAGGATCTATAAAACGGGGAATTAACTCGGCCAGTGTAGACTTCCCTGCCCCGCTCTCTCCGACCAGGGCAACAGTCTCCCCTGTCTTTATCTGTAAATTTACGCTTTTTAAGGTAAGTTTATTTGATCCGGGATAAGCATAAGATAAATCTTTTATTAGAATACCCTGATTTAATTTTTTAAATATCTGCGGATTTTCCACATCAACTATATCCGGCTCGGAATCCAAGATTTCAAATACACGTTCCCCGGCTGAACGTGAACTCTGTATAAGATTATACATTACACTGAGTTGCTTTATTGGGCGCATAATGAAAATCAGGGTCAAGAAAAATGCCATAAAGGAACCACGGGATATACTTTCCTGAGAAATAAGGAAAGCTCCATAGGCAAGAAAAATAGCAGATAAAATAGAGCCCGAGAATTCTACAATAGAAGGGCCTAATTGATGATAAAAATGCCCCTTGAAAGTTTTGGCTGCTAACTCTTCGCTAATTTTCCTGAAACGAAGGGACTCTTTCTTTTCCATAGAAAAAGCTCGAATTACCCGTATACCGGCCAGTACTTCCTGTAGATGTCCATTGAGTTCAGACAAGCGCTCCTGCTGACTTTTTGTAGCCTTCCGAATTTTCTCTGCAAATGCAGAAATCGGTCCCATAATAAGAGGCATAATAACAAAAACCAGTATAAACATTTTCCAACTTAAAAATAACAGAAGAAGAAGATGGGTAAGCACATAAAAAAAGTCATTAATGGCATCCTTCAAATCAGAACTTATTGTCCTGGCCAGTATATCAACATCATTAATGATGCGACTCATCAGTATTCCCGTCTTTTCCCGAACAAAGAGGTTTAGAGGAAGAATTTGTAATCGTTTATAAAGCTCGAATCTCAGGTCACGAATCGCGTAAAATCCAGCCGAGTTAATACAAAAAATAGCCCCGGTCAGACATATAAGTTTTAAAAGATAAATAGGAAATACAAGCTTTATGAAAAACCATACAGTTTCTCCCGGATTCATTTCTGAAAATTTTTGGTTGACCTTCGTTTTATAGTGTGCGAGGAGATATTCAATGGCTTCAATTTTACTAAAAGTTTTACCTGATTCTTTCTGGCTCAAAAGTTCTTTATCTCTTTTGGTAACAGCAATTTGAAACTTATAGTTTGAATTTTTACTCAAAGAATCAAAAATGGGTATCATGCTTGTTAATGATGCTCCATTGAAAATTGAAACCAGAAATGATAAGAAGATACCTATGATTAATCTGTATTTATATTTGAAAGAATACTTTAGAAGTCTTTTGTATATCGACATGCCCGGGTTTTCTTTTCCTTCTAAGTTTAAGAGAACATATAAAATATTTCTACTCTTATTGTCCTTACTTTTTTGCAAACCACAGAGCGATTTTCAAGATAAAAATGTTCTCAGACTCGGTATAAGTTCGGAGCCGAGCAAACTCGATCCAATATTTGCAACGGATCTTAGTTTTCAAAAAATTAGTATTCTTCTTTTTCCGAGACTTTTTACCGAAACCGGCCTGGAGGATTTTTCTATGGTTCAATCTTATACAGAAAAGCCAGGTGGAATTTTAAGAATAAAGCTGAAAAAGCTCTTAGATAAAAATGAAAATTCTCTGAATGCGGAAGATGTGCAATATTGCTTAAATCGCCTGCGTACTCAAACCGGTCCCAAGAAAAGCTTATATGCAAGAATCAAATCAATAAAAATATTGGGAACGAATGAAGTAGAAATACAATTTTTATACTCAAAAGAAAGGCTATTAGAATTACTCTCCCAGGCTTCAGCAGGAATCTATAGCCGTTCTATCCATGAAAAAGAAGGAACCTTTCATTCAGCAGGACCTTATCATATTACCCACTGGATAAAAAATAATCAAATCGAGTTATCAAGAAACCCAAATTTTATTAGCAATTCTCCCCTACCCTCTACATTGATATTGCAGACAATAACGGAGTCTACTATCGCAATTTATCTTTTCTCTAAAAATCGGTTGGATAGTTTTAAGCTACCTTATTTTCTAAGTTCTCACCCTGCAACAGAGAAAGGAAAAATGTATACTTTAGAAAGTCGCTCGGTACAATATATTGCGATAAATGCGAGAGAAAAATGTTTCGATATTTCCTTTCGAAAAGCTCTTAATTATGCCGTAAATAAAAAACTCATTATTGATAAGCTATTTTCTTCCCGAGCGAAAGAAACCTATGCTTCTATACCATTAGATTTTTATAATAATTTAAATATCCAAACAGTTCCGACTTATCCTTTTGATGTAAAAAAAGCGAAATATTTATTAAAACAGTCTGCCTGTTATCCGGCAATTCTGAACCGAACTTTGGAGTTTCGAATGAAATCGGATGATGAAAATAAAGCCAAAGGTGCTGTTTTAGTCCAGTATCTTAAAAACATAGGCCTTAGAATTAAAATCATTCCACTAGAAAAAACTAAATTATATAAAGAAAATGGAGAAGGAAAAGGAGATCTGACCCTTTTAACCTGGTACATTGACTATAATTCTATTTATAATTTTATAGACCCTCTTTTTTACTCTAAAGCCATGGGAAATGGAGGTAATCGCGCATTATATGCAAATATACTAATTGATAAATTTATTGAAAATTACAGAAACAAGGATCATATTCCTATAGAAAAACAGAGAAAAAATCTGGAAACCATCACACATCATCTGTATGAAGAGGCCCCCTGGATTTTTCTCTGGTCTTTAGATGAAACCTACTTAACCTCTAACAAATTTAATTTGTTCCGGGATTCGGCGAAGTTGTTTCTGTTTTAGGACTTTCATTTTTATCTATATTAAAATTCGGAGGATTTTTTTCTTCCGATGGAGGATTAACCGGTTCCTGGTTTACTTTCTCTTTTAGCTCAGTACTTATTTCCTTATTTTCTTCTACAAATCCACCTTCATCTCCTGAACTCGGAGGGGGTGAATTTGTATCCGGTAGCTCTTTTATTTCTTCTATCGGCTCATCAATTGTTTCTAAGGTTTCATCAAAAGGATTAATTAAACTTTCCTCTTCTTCCACAATATTCTCATCCCGGTGAAGCTCTTCTTCTTCAAAGGCAATTCCTTCCTGATTTTCATTACCTTCTCCACGGGTATTGATATAGACACTGCCTGGATCAATACTGGCAACCGGAATTTCTTCTTTCTTCGGTTCATCACCTCTATAATAATACTGAGCATAAACGGGATGAGCACATTCAGGATAATCAACTAATAGTTTACCATTATCCCCACATACATCTACCTGTATATGATCACCCTGTATTGAACTTACAAGATTTTGCCCCATCCCTTTTTTTACTTTAATATAACGAGCATATTTCAACCAGATCTGACCTGTAATCCCGGAACCCGAACCCGGAAAAGGAGCACCCAAATCATTTCCGACCCAAACAGCACTTACATTGGAAGGAAAAACTCCCACAAACCAGGCATCCCGAATACCGGAACGATTACTCCATTTCTTCCGAATTTTCCCCGGAATTTGCACGGTTCCTGTTTTACCGGCCATAGGAAACCATTCACCCTGACTCAATTTTACAGGCATAGTTCCCTCCTCACTCAAAACCGCTTCCATGAGGTTTAAAGCTATAGCACAGGCAACTGAATCAATAATTTGGGTACCTTCTTCCTTATCCTGCTCAAGTGTGTATAGCTTATTTCCGGCACTATCCTCTATTCTTAAAATCTTCTTCGGACTTACTTTTTTTCCACCATTGGCTATCACTGAATAGATGGTTGCCATTTCAACAGGAGTAAGTTCTCCGGAGCCAAGAGCGAGAGACAGGTTTTTACCGAATCTTTTTTCTATGACTTCATAAGGAATACTGAGTATTTCAGAAAGTTTATATAAAAAGTAGTTAACACCAATTTCCTGTAAAAGTTTTACAGGAATCGTGTTTACTGATAAAGCAATAGCCTGTCTTGCGGTTATAGGTCCTTTAAAACCCTTGTACCAGTTTTTGGGAGAATAACCACTTATATTTAGTTTTTCATCGATTACCAGACTTGAAGGATTAATAATTCTCTTTTGTAGGGCAAGAGCATAAACAAGACCTTTTATGGAAGAACCCGGTTGTCTGCGAGCTGCCTCTGCTCTATTTAAACGATAAACAGAAGAAATTCGATAAGCTCCTACCATAGCTTCAATGTATCCATTTACAGGATTCATGGACACAAAACTCCCATTCATGCTATTAATAATTTTGTCTTCGATCTTACTTTCCGCAACACTATTTTTCTTGATATAATAATTTTTTCTATCGTTTAAAGAACCCCTTACTCTTTCGATTCCTTCCCTGAGTGCAGCTTCGGCAATAATTTGTTTTTCGTAATCCAGACTCGTGTATACACGTATATCTTTAGAATCAAGCTCTTCCTGCGGTATCTTATCGAAAACAAATTTTCTAACACTTTCATTAAAGTCAGGAGCATGGTTAATCCTGAATTGTTTATCGTATCCATACTTCCCAATTATGCTGGAATAGTGCTTCCTTTTTTTTTGTTGTGAGTCTTTAACCTCTCTTACCACATACTGATTCATAAACTTCCGAATTTGCTCAGAAATAGTATGCCTGTAACTCTGATCTAATTTTTTCTTGTTAAAATGTAAGTCTGTATTATTGGCCATATCGAACATAACTCGCTTCTGTCTGGCAAGAGCAATATGAAGGTTTTTTACCGGATTGTATACAGAAGGAGCAGGGATAAGACCGACTAAAAGTGCAGCTTCTGCAGGGCTAAGTTCTTTAGCGGATTTACTATAATAAAACCTTGAAGCTTCTTCCAGACCCGTATTTCCTTCTCCCATGTAAATCTGGTTCATATACATAGCCAATATGGATTCTTTATTATAATTACTTTCAATATAGTAAGTACAAAAAACTTCGGAGAGCTTATTCATCAAATTTCTTTCTCCGAGATTTAAAGTTAATTTGGCGAGCTGTTGTGTAATAGTACTTCCCCCCTGAGAAAGACGCATCTTTGCCAGGTTTACTATAAAAGCCCGAAATACAGCAGAAAAATTAATTCCTCCATGTTGAAAAAAATCCCTATCCTCGGAAGATAGTAATGCCCAGATAATGGTTGCATGATCCTTTATATTATCCGTGCGTATGGGTTTAAAACTTTTTCGATTAAACTCACCTATCAATTTTTCATTGATGTCGAATATTTTAATAGGACGACTCTTAATGATGGCAGTCTTGCTACTTACTTCTTTATAATAACTATCAAGATTTTTTATAATCAGATCTCTTTTTTGAAACCACATAATATAAGAAGTAACCAGCATACCGGTCGGAATAAAAAATATAAGAAATATAAAAATTTTCAGAACAAGGAATATATTTTGTTTGTTCCTCTTAAAAAAGCCCGGGTTTGAATTATCTATTGGATTCTCGTTTTCCATATGTTTCTCCTATTTTTAAGAATTCGTACCTGTAAAAATCAAAGACAGACATTCATCTTCTTTTTCCTTCATTTCTAATTCCTCTCTTTCTCCAAGTTCATGATCATATCCTAATAAATGTAGAATACCATGAACCAATAAGCGATAAAATTCATCTATTTCTCCATGCCCTATAGATAAGGCCTGACGCTTTAAAGTATCATAAGAAATTACAATTTCTCCCAATATTGGATAAGGAGTACTAACATTTAGCTTATCATGTATCGGAAGAGAAAGGACATCTGTGCTGGAGTCCTTTTTTCTATAAACTCGATTTATTTCACGAATGCTTTCATCATCAGTTACAAGCAAAGACAATTCATATTCCGTATATCCACCTACGAAGGACAGAACTTTATCTACATTTATTCTGATTTTCTCTTCATCTAAATCGCAAAAATAAGAAAGATCAAGCTCAAAATTAAATACCGGCATCCTTTTTCTCCCTTGCTACACTCAGGCTCTTTTTCTTGGATGCAGTCTTTTTCTTTCTTACTTTTTTCTTTGAAACTATTGTCTTAATTTCTAAATTTTCTATCTCAGTATTCTTTTGAAGATGAGGAAGCACTTTCTCGCCTGTGTCTATACTTTTTTCAGACACGCTTTTATCCTCAGGAGATTTATTTTCTTGTTCTGATTTGTCCTGTTCGGATACTTCTTTTCCCTCTAATTTTTTTGTTTCTTCCGGCTTTGGATATTTCGGCCTGGAATGCAGACTTGATAGTAGAACTTCTTTGAAGGATGATTTAATGATTAAGAGGTCTCCAATGGTAAGACCGGACTCGTCTAATTGACTTTCTGCCAGTTTTATATTAATTATTTTTTGTATAAGTTCATCTACACTTTCCGAACTTACCACATCAAGCGAACGACTGGCAGCTTCCACCGAATCAGCGATCATAACGATAGCAGTTTCCTTAGACTGAGGCTTGGGGCCGGGATACTGAAAATCAGATTTTTTAATATTACCTCTCTGTTCATTAGTTAAGTCGGCCAGGGCTTTATGATAAAAAAATGCCATGGTACTCGTGCCGTGGTGTTCCGGGATAAAGTCAATTACCTCTCTCGGAAGACGAGCTTTTTTCGCCATTTCAATCCCATCGGTAACGTGGCGAATCACAACTGAAGCCGCTATGGATGGATTATTCTTATCCACATTTTCCGGTCTGGGAATAAGGTGCTGATTTTCAATAAAGAAACCTGCATTGGGAATCTTTCCTATATCATGGTAATAAACACCTACCCTTGTAAGAAGCCAGTTCAAATTTAAATTTTGAGCTGCTCTTTCAGACATAGCTGCTACCATAAAAGTATGAGTATAGGTAGAAGGAGCCCTGGTAAGAAGGGATTGCAACAGGGGATGACCCGTATCAGCTAATTCCATCAATTTAAAACGAGTAGGAATATTAAACAGATATTCATAAATTGGCAACAAAAATTGAGCGGCAGTAGTGCATATAAAACCGTTGATGAGACAAATTAAATAAAGCTTAAAAATATTAGAATGTAATAGATCGGAAGTAAAACTTCCACTACCCGTACTCACCCAATAGGGTCTGGAATCAAACAAATAACCGCTGGTGGAAACCAACATTTGCATCCCGGCAATTACAAACCCGGATTTAATAAAATCGATTCTTTTGGTAAGTTTCCTACCGTAAATCGAAGCGATGATAGATGTGCAAAAAGAAATAAAGAAAGAGGTTGGATTATAGCGAGAAGAAATAAATACAAATAAAGAGAGATAAAAGCCTATAGCAATAGAAAGTTGTATATCATAAATAAAACTTAAAAGTAAGCCTACCATACCTATTGGTACAAATATAGCAAAATAGTAAACCGATTCGAAATCGCTTTCCGGCTTATAAAAAGCAGCACTGATAAAATATGTGGCAATGGAAACAATCCAGATCATGCTAAATACTACCACATTACTGGATACATCGTTTAAGCGTCGTCTGTCATAGCCTTTCAAGAAAAAGCCAATAATCGAAACAAAAATAACCTGGATAATTAAAAGGGAAAGAATAGAAGTAGTGTTAGCATTCGATGCGTTATCGTTGATAATTTCCAGTTTTTTCTTAATCTCAGGAGTGATGAGTTCTCCCTTTTTGACAACCGTTTCATTAGCTACAATTCTACTTTTTACAACCGGAACTTTATTCATCCTTGCCAGTTTTTCTTTTTCGGTTTCTTCCGGATTATAAATACAGGCAGGAAAGGAGTAAATATAAGATACTACAAATCTTTTAACTATGGGAAGAACATTCGGATCTAATTTAATCTTATCATCTAAGATCCGACCCAGTCTATAAAAGTATTTATTCTTATCATAAATAAACTTACGCGGGAAAATTTTCGTTCCTTCTATGATAGAATTTTTCTCCTGCGAACCTTTATTAACTATATTACCACCTGATTCACTCATCTTACTGTATTCTTCAGGGGTATCCTTCATAATACAATGCGTAGAAAAAAGTAAATTAGTACCTTTTAATACAGCTTTTCGAACCAAATCTTTTCTTTTATAGTTAAGCAATAACTTTAAATCGGCTCGTTCCCTCTTTTTCCAACGAGGATTTTTACTCTTTAATAGAGGAACAATCCGGCTTGCATTTTCATTGGTTCCCAGAGATTCGAGATTATCAAAATCTTCATTGATATAAGAGTTTAAACTGTTTAAAACAGTAAAATCTCTCTCAAAGATATAGGCTGCACTCTGATATGCTTTTTGTCTTTCCAGATTAGTTTTTTGCATATCCTCATAAATAATCTCTTTATTAGAAATTACAGTATCGGGAGCAAAGTTCCCTATGGCAAAGGGAGAATTTTTACCCAGTTCAATTCTTTCCTGGCCCAGATAAGGAGAGGCCACAAAAAAGGTGATCATGATAAGTGTAATGAGGACAAGTATGAGTTGTAATTTTCTTACGAAGGATATGGGTCTGACCCTGGTTAATATATCAGTTATCAAAGCCATGATAGCTTCTAACATTTTCCACATACCTATCCCCTTACATTTATTAGACCAGGCTCTCGAATTTCTTAACTATTACTTCAACAAGAGAGTGTCTGGATATGTCTTCCTTACCAAATTCAACTACCCCTATTTTGTTTGTATCCCGGAAGGCATCTACTACCCTTTGTAAGCCGGATTTCCCGGTCGCAAGGTCAACCTGGGTGACATCACCGGAAACACTCATAACCGAATTTCTTCCGAGTCTTGTCATAAACATCTTAAGTTGGGACATGGTACAGTTTTGAGCTTCATCTAATATAATAAAAGAGTTAGATAAGGTTCTTCCCCTCATAAAAGCAATAGGAGCAATTTCAATTTTATTAACTGAAATAAGTTCCTGTGTTTTTTCAAAACCTATACATTCATACAGAGCATCATAAACCGGTCTTAAGTAGGGATCTACCTTTTGAACCAGATCACCGGGTAAAAATCCCAGAGACTCTCCTGCTTCCACAGCAGGCCGGGTCAGGACAATCCTTTGCACTTCGCCTTCATTCAGAAGGCGACAGGCAGTGGCAATACTTAAAAAAGTTTTTCCTGTTCCCGCCGGTCCGATTCCGAAACTGAGCATATTCTTTAAAAGGCTGGTAATATACTTTTCCTGGTTTCGGGTCCTAGGGTAAATATGTCTTCCACGGAAGGTTGTAAGAATTTTTTCGCTGGGTCTCCAATCGCTTCCGGGTTGACCGTTTTTATGAATCAGGTAGTTTATATCAAAGGAATCGAACTCCTGCTTGTCCGGCCTCCTCTCAAAATTTTCCGTAAGGTTGTTAAAAAATTCAATAGCTTCCTGAACTTTCTTTTTTTCACCACCTAACATCAAGGAGGTTCCGCGGGGGATTATATCGATTTCCAGCTTTTCTTCCAGTTCCGGGACAAGAATATCGTTAATACCGCATACCTTTTCATACAAAGCCTCGTTCAGAAAAGAGAACTTTAGCATTTCAGCGTGTTGTTTTCTGTTATTAGAAGAACTCATTTATATCTTAATATTCCGAATTTTTAATTCGGCAAGCTGTTTTTCATCTACCGGTGTTGGGCATTCGCTCATCATACAGGTTCCTTTTTGCGTTTTAGGGAAAGCAATTACATCCCGAATAGATTGAGACCCGGTCATTAACATGAGAACCCTATCCAGACCGAGAGCAATTCCACCGTGAGGAGGAGCACCGTATTTCAGGGCTTCCAAAAGAAATCCAAATTTCGCTTCAGCTTCTTCTTTTCCTATTCCAATTAGCTCAAAAACCTTTTCCTGTATGGATTCGCTGTGTATCCTGATGCTTCCTCCACCTATTTCGTTCCCATTCAGAACCAGGTCATAGGCTTTGGATAAAAGATCTAACTTTTTAGCCTGCAAATCTTCAAGACTAGCTCCCTCCAGATCCTCATCCCTTGGTGAAGTAAAAGGGTGGTGAACGGCTGCAATTTTGCCTGTAGCCTCATCTTTTTCGAAGAGCGGGAAGTTAACCACCCAGGAAAAATGATAAGAATTTTCAGCAGGAGTATCAAATCTCTCGGAAAGTTTCAAGCGCAGGGCTCCCAGGCTGGAATTTACAATTTTCGGAGTATCGGCCCCAAAAAATAGCATATCACCCGCTTTAGAACCGAGTCTTTCTGCAATTTTCTGCAAACATTCGGAAGAAAAACGCTTGGTTATGGTAGATTCTAAACCCTCATTCCCGTGTTTCATATAAGCAAGACCCTTGGAACGATAGTCCCGTCCGAGCCAGTTCGTCAGGTCTTCTATTTCTTTTCGGGAAATCAAAGAACCTCCCGGAACGCAGATGGCTTTTACCACTCCACCTTTTTGCAGAGCACCGGTAAAAACCTGGAAATCAGAATCAGCGACCAGGTCGGAAACATCATGTAATTGCATTCCAAAACGTAGATCAGGTTTATCGGAACCATATTTTTCCATGGCTTCTTTATAATCGATACGTAAGAAAGGAGCTTTTACCTTGAGACCGAAGGCTTTATCAAAGGTATGAACCACCATTTCTTCGATTTGACTTTGTATATCTTCCTGGTCGATGAAAGAAAACTCCATATCGAGCTGGGTAAATTCCGGTTGTCTGTCTGCTCTCAGATCCTCATCCCTAAAACATTTCACAATTTGGAAATATTTCTCAAAACCTCCCACCATGAGGATCTGTTTAAAAATCTGGGGAGACTGAGGAAGAGCGTAGTATGCTCCCGGATGAAGACGGGAAGGAACTAAGAAGTCTCTGGCTCCTTCCGGTGTAGATTTATTTAAAATGGGTGTTTCGATTTCTAAAAAGCCTTTAGAGTTTAAATATTCCCTCAAAGCAAAAATAAATTGATGACGTTTTATGATTTTATCTTTTAAGGAATCCTTTCTAAATTCAAGATAGCGGTATTTCAGGCGGATTTCTTCCCCGGAATCATCAAACTCGTCTAGGGCAAAAGGAGGAGTTTTGGAAGGATTCAAGTCTTCTATTCTTTCGATAACAAGCTCAAACTCCCCGGTTGGAAGCTTGGGATTAATCGATTCATCGCTTCGTCTTTGCAGAATGCCTTCTACAGCAAGAACATGCTCGGAACGAACGTTTTCAGCGATGCTAAAACCATCTCCGAGATTTTCTTTCCTGGCCACAATCTGGATAATTCCGGTTCTATCACGCAGGTCTATAAAAATGACTCCTCCCTGGTCTCGAAAACGAAAGGCCCAACCACAGAGAAAAACCTTTTTACCAACCTCTGTTTGTTTCATATCCAGAGCCCATTTACGATTTTTAAAATTCTCCTTAACCCAGCTTTTCAATCAATCTTCATCCTTCATTTTTTCTGTAAGGGTTTAAAAAACATTGGATTTAGGCAAGTTAAATATTATTTATAGCCTCGGAGGGTTTTTGGTATGCCAGAACGGGTGCTTCGATTTTTTTTATATCTTTTTTATCCCTTAACTTTACTTTACAGGTTCTTATTTTTTTTAGATAGACTTTTAAAAAAAGAAAATTATGAGCTTAAAGATGCTGTTGTTATCAGTGTAGGAAACTTAAGCACCGGGGGAACCGGAAAAACACCCTTTATTCTTTACTTAATTGATTTTTTCGACAGACATTACCCGGCTTACCGTTCCATTGTATTAAGCAGAGGATATGGTGGAAAAATGAGCGAGCAAGGGATGCAGGTAGAAACCTTCAACTCAACTGAAGACTGTGGAGATGAGCCCTTTCTCATTAAATTTAATCGACCCGAAGCAGAAGTAATTATTGGTAAAAAACGTTATCATGCTTACAGGAAATTTCAAAAAGAGTCTTCCGCTGCAAAAGTAATCTTTTTAGACGATGGTTTTCA is part of the Leptospiraceae bacterium genome and encodes:
- a CDS encoding M20/M25/M40 family metallo-hydrolase; amino-acid sequence: MRYNLNPIKKLFIIFSTVFVVLLILTTVLLLNMYRYPFGKPGKSNNSATAKIPELKPESIQRFVNGIQVPTISKADYGKTDFPAFEKYIQVLKENYPIVFSTMSEKRINRYALVLHWKGTNSRSQPILFLAHLDVVNPGDEKRWKQSPFLGTIHDKRLYGRGTLDMKNMLHGILETCDEYIKKGFVPTRDIYLAFGQDEEVGGKEGAVKIAQYFKAEGLRFEAIFDEGGLVAKKGSLKGIQSDIAMIGVGEKGFLSAVIRVKGNGGHSSMPPLESTMGQAAQIMINLEKNQMPLRLVPSIEIFLSNIGGAMSFPSRLAIANQWLMKPILLEQLAKNPATNAIVRTTTALTMMKGSEGTNVIAPEVEFVVNFRILPGDTVEDVRLHIKEASKDYVVEIKEVSNTRGASNISKTDVSAYKTLEKVIQEIYPEAIVSPYITIGGTDAFKYGDLSDNIYRFNPVILDAVERTSIHNYNESIHLENYQRTIHYYRLLIDQFNK
- a CDS encoding ABC transporter ATP-binding protein, with the translated sequence MSIYKRLLKYSFKYKYRLIIGIFLSFLVSIFNGASLTSMIPIFDSLSKNSNYKFQIAVTKRDKELLSQKESGKTFSKIEAIEYLLAHYKTKVNQKFSEMNPGETVWFFIKLVFPIYLLKLICLTGAIFCINSAGFYAIRDLRFELYKRLQILPLNLFVREKTGILMSRIINDVDILARTISSDLKDAINDFFYVLTHLLLLLFLSWKMFILVFVIMPLIMGPISAFAEKIRKATKSQQERLSELNGHLQEVLAGIRVIRAFSMEKKESLRFRKISEELAAKTFKGHFYHQLGPSIVEFSGSILSAIFLAYGAFLISQESISRGSFMAFFLTLIFIMRPIKQLSVMYNLIQSSRSAGERVFEILDSEPDIVDVENPQIFKKLNQGILIKDLSYAYPGSNKLTLKSVNLQIKTGETVALVGESGAGKSTLAELIPRFIDPTEGYILFDGTDIRNMKLSSLRRSIAVVSQQVFLFNASIRSNIAYGSSSATEEQIVRAAEEAYAMEFISKFDEGLDTLVGERGVMLSGGQRQRISIARALILNPQILILDEATSALDTESERLVQMALERLYKNRTTIIIAHRLSTIQVADRICYMEDGEILEAGTHAELMEKGGKYKKLYDLQFASHS
- a CDS encoding ABC transporter substrate-binding protein; the encoded protein is MPGFSFPSKFKRTYKIFLLLLSLLFCKPQSDFQDKNVLRLGISSEPSKLDPIFATDLSFQKISILLFPRLFTETGLEDFSMVQSYTEKPGGILRIKLKKLLDKNENSLNAEDVQYCLNRLRTQTGPKKSLYARIKSIKILGTNEVEIQFLYSKERLLELLSQASAGIYSRSIHEKEGTFHSAGPYHITHWIKNNQIELSRNPNFISNSPLPSTLILQTITESTIAIYLFSKNRLDSFKLPYFLSSHPATEKGKMYTLESRSVQYIAINAREKCFDISFRKALNYAVNKKLIIDKLFSSRAKETYASIPLDFYNNLNIQTVPTYPFDVKKAKYLLKQSACYPAILNRTLEFRMKSDDENKAKGAVLVQYLKNIGLRIKIIPLEKTKLYKENGEGKGDLTLLTWYIDYNSIYNFIDPLFYSKAMGNGGNRALYANILIDKFIENYRNKDHIPIEKQRKNLETITHHLYEEAPWIFLWSLDETYLTSNKFNLFRDSAKLFLF